One part of the Marinobacter sp. M3C genome encodes these proteins:
- the greA gene encoding transcription elongation factor GreA codes for MSARVPMTTLGEARLRAELQKLKSKDRPRVIASIATAREHGDLKENAEYHAARDQQSFIEGRIQEIEGKLGGAQVIDVTTIENTGKVIFGTTVHLLNTDTDKQVIYQIVGEDEADIKDGKISVSSPIARALVGRRGGDVVAIRVPSGTVEYEIEKVEYI; via the coding sequence ATGTCGGCAAGAGTACCAATGACCACGTTGGGCGAAGCACGCCTGCGTGCCGAGCTGCAGAAGCTGAAATCGAAAGATCGTCCGCGCGTCATTGCTTCCATCGCTACCGCACGTGAACACGGCGATCTGAAGGAAAACGCGGAATACCACGCTGCCCGTGATCAGCAAAGTTTTATTGAAGGCCGGATCCAGGAAATTGAAGGTAAGCTCGGTGGCGCTCAGGTGATTGATGTCACCACCATCGAAAACACCGGTAAAGTGATTTTTGGTACTACCGTTCACCTGCTGAATACGGACACCGATAAACAGGTTATATACCAGATTGTTGGTGAAGACGAAGCGGATATTAAAGACGGTAAAATTTCGGTGTCGTCACCCATTGCCCGTGCACTGGTAGGCCGCAGAGGAGGCGATGTAGTCGCCATTCGCGTGCCGTCTGGCACAGTGGAATATGAAATTGAGAAGGTTGAGTACATCTGA
- the tpiA gene encoding triose-phosphate isomerase has product MRRRIVAGNWKMNGSQSLVNELVGPVAQQVRELGIEAVVFPPALYVSAVIQAANNAIAVGVQNVSEKAKGAYTGELSAPMAADVGCRYGLVGHSERRQLFGETDAQVAVKTEQLLNAGLNAIVCVGETLEQREAGQAETVVATQVRDGLSKVTPEQWGQIVVAYEPVWAIGTGKTATGEDAQAMHKAIRGVLANMGAPAESISLLYGGSVKADNAAALFAEPDIDGGLIGGASLSTTDFVSICQALPTDTHC; this is encoded by the coding sequence ATGCGTCGTCGCATTGTAGCCGGAAATTGGAAAATGAACGGGTCCCAAAGCCTGGTCAACGAGTTGGTTGGCCCGGTTGCACAGCAGGTGCGCGAATTGGGTATTGAGGCGGTTGTTTTCCCGCCCGCGCTCTATGTTTCCGCGGTGATTCAGGCTGCTAACAACGCAATTGCAGTGGGCGTGCAAAATGTCAGTGAGAAGGCAAAGGGCGCCTACACCGGCGAGCTCTCCGCACCTATGGCAGCCGATGTCGGTTGTCGTTATGGTTTGGTGGGCCACTCCGAGCGACGTCAGCTGTTTGGCGAAACTGATGCGCAGGTGGCGGTAAAAACCGAGCAGCTGCTGAATGCAGGCTTGAACGCCATCGTGTGCGTGGGGGAGACTCTGGAACAGCGCGAAGCCGGGCAGGCCGAAACAGTCGTTGCCACCCAGGTGCGTGACGGTTTGAGCAAAGTGACACCAGAGCAATGGGGGCAGATTGTGGTTGCTTATGAGCCTGTTTGGGCCATAGGCACTGGCAAGACCGCCACCGGCGAAGACGCCCAAGCCATGCATAAGGCCATTCGTGGCGTACTGGCAAATATGGGTGCTCCAGCCGAATCCATTTCTTTGCTTTACGGCGGCAGCGTAAAAGCGGATAATGCAGCCGCACTTTTCGCTGAGCCGGATATAGACGGCGGATTGATCGGCGGTGCGTCTTTGAGTACAACAGATTTTGTCAGTATCTGCCAGGCGCTGCCGACAGATACCCATTGTTAA
- the glmM gene encoding phosphoglucosamine mutase codes for MSGRQYFGTDGIRGHVGEGPITPEFMLRLGWAAGQAFKREGQRNSVMIGKDTRLSGYMFESALEAGLAAAGVDVKLLGPMPTPAIAYLTRTFRASAGIVISASHNPHYDNGIKFFSADGTKLDDALEAEIEHWLEQPLTVCDSAELGKASRIDDAPGRYIEFCKSTVPNEFTLEGMSIVLDCAHGATYHVAPKVFRELGANVSVIGAAPDGLNINLNVGSTYLAGLSQAVLDRKADLGIAFDGDGDRVLMVDRDGSEVDGDELLYVIASQRHAEGRLKGGVVGTLMTNLGVELALKELGIEFERVNVGDRYVMERLLAKGWFLGGEGSGHMVIRDCTSTGDGIVSALQVMLAIWKSGKTLAEIRRGMCKLPQTMINVRVTKRFNPLEREDIVAAVSRAEAELGSDGRVLLRASGTEPLIRVMTEGQDAEVIERIARQLAKVVESSIS; via the coding sequence ATGTCAGGCAGGCAGTATTTTGGTACCGATGGAATTCGTGGCCACGTCGGTGAGGGCCCTATTACTCCTGAGTTCATGTTGCGTTTGGGGTGGGCTGCAGGCCAGGCGTTTAAACGCGAGGGTCAGCGTAACAGCGTAATGATCGGCAAAGACACCCGGCTGTCAGGCTACATGTTTGAATCTGCGCTCGAAGCCGGCCTGGCTGCAGCAGGGGTAGACGTAAAGCTGCTGGGCCCTATGCCAACACCGGCTATCGCCTACCTTACGCGCACATTCCGCGCTTCGGCCGGTATTGTGATCAGTGCTTCGCACAATCCTCATTACGACAACGGTATCAAATTCTTCTCGGCAGACGGCACCAAGCTGGATGACGCCTTGGAAGCCGAAATCGAGCACTGGCTGGAACAACCGCTGACGGTGTGTGATTCGGCAGAACTCGGCAAAGCGTCGCGCATTGATGACGCCCCCGGCCGCTACATAGAATTTTGTAAAAGTACCGTGCCCAATGAATTTACTCTGGAAGGCATGAGCATTGTTTTGGACTGCGCTCACGGAGCTACCTATCACGTTGCGCCAAAAGTGTTTCGTGAGTTGGGAGCGAACGTATCGGTGATTGGCGCAGCACCCGATGGTCTTAATATTAACCTCAATGTGGGCTCAACCTACCTTGCAGGTCTGAGTCAGGCGGTTCTAGACAGAAAAGCCGATCTGGGGATAGCCTTTGATGGCGACGGTGACCGCGTGCTTATGGTCGACCGTGACGGGTCCGAAGTAGACGGCGATGAGCTGTTGTATGTGATTGCCTCACAGCGCCATGCCGAAGGCCGCCTGAAAGGCGGTGTGGTGGGTACCCTGATGACCAATCTTGGCGTTGAGTTGGCGTTGAAGGAGCTGGGGATTGAGTTCGAACGCGTCAACGTGGGTGACCGCTACGTGATGGAGCGGCTGTTGGCTAAGGGCTGGTTCCTGGGTGGCGAAGGTTCTGGTCACATGGTAATTCGTGACTGTACCAGCACCGGCGACGGCATTGTGTCGGCGCTTCAGGTGATGCTCGCTATCTGGAAATCAGGTAAAACCCTGGCTGAAATTCGCCGGGGTATGTGCAAGCTGCCGCAGACCATGATCAATGTGCGAGTGACCAAGCGCTTCAACCCACTTGAGCGCGAAGATATTGTGGCCGCTGTAAGTCGCGCCGAAGCCGAGCTCGGCAGCGACGGCCGGGTGTTGTTGCGGGCATCTGGCACCGAGCCACTAATTCGAGTCATGACAGAAGGTCAGGATGCCGAGGTGATTGAGCGCATTGCCCGGCAACTAGCGAAGGTGGTGGAAAGCTCGATTTCCTGA
- the ftsH gene encoding ATP-dependent zinc metalloprotease FtsH, producing the protein MAKNLVLWLVIAAVLLMVFQNFTPTTSGQQVNYSQFVEMVQQGRVNQVTIDGLQIEGTRPDGSQFQTVRPQVADNKLMDDLLANNVEVIGKEPERQSLWTQLLVAAFPILIIIALFVFFMRQMQGGAGGKGGPMSFGKSKARLMSEDQIKNTFADVAGVDEAKEDVKELVDFLRDPSRFQRLGGRIPRGVLMIGPPGTGKTLLAKAIAGEAKVPFFSISGSDFVEMFVGVGASRVRDMFEQAKKQSPCIIFIDEIDAVGRHRGAGMGGGHDEREQTLNQLLVEMDGFEGNEGVIVIAATNRPDVLDPALLRPGRFDRQVMVSLPDILGREQILKVHMKKVPLDDDINPAVIARGTPGFSGADLANLVNEAALFAARRNKRLVSMEELELAKDKIMMGAERKSMVMNEKEKLNTAYHESGHAIVGRLMPEHDPVYKVSIIPRGRALGVTMFLPEEDRYSHSKRFLHGQISSLFGGRIAEELTLGADGVTTGASNDIERATSLARNMVTRWGLSEKLGPLQYGSENDEPFLGRTAGQQQTVYSPETAQRIDEEVRNIIDTCYETARNVLVENRGKLDLMAEALMKYETIDRLQIDDIMEGRVARTPKGWDDRGGSSGGEATSIDKEGPSTEGNVNGKAGDDSPGGVGRPAGEH; encoded by the coding sequence ATGGCAAAAAATCTGGTTTTATGGCTGGTAATAGCCGCAGTGCTACTGATGGTGTTTCAAAATTTCACTCCTACCACCAGCGGCCAACAAGTCAACTACTCCCAGTTTGTGGAGATGGTTCAACAGGGCCGGGTAAACCAGGTCACGATTGACGGTCTGCAGATTGAGGGTACACGCCCCGACGGTTCACAGTTCCAGACGGTCCGCCCGCAAGTGGCTGACAACAAGCTGATGGACGACCTACTGGCCAACAACGTTGAGGTGATCGGCAAAGAACCCGAGCGCCAGAGTCTGTGGACCCAATTGCTGGTCGCCGCATTCCCGATTCTGATTATTATTGCGCTTTTCGTATTCTTTATGCGGCAGATGCAGGGTGGCGCCGGCGGCAAGGGCGGCCCGATGTCGTTCGGTAAGAGCAAAGCCCGCCTGATGAGCGAAGACCAGATTAAAAACACCTTCGCGGATGTTGCAGGCGTAGACGAAGCCAAAGAAGACGTAAAAGAACTGGTGGATTTCTTACGTGATCCCAGTCGATTCCAGCGCCTGGGCGGCCGGATTCCCCGTGGCGTTCTGATGATCGGTCCTCCGGGCACGGGTAAAACCTTGCTGGCAAAAGCCATCGCCGGTGAGGCCAAGGTGCCATTCTTCTCGATCTCCGGTTCAGACTTTGTCGAAATGTTCGTTGGCGTGGGTGCATCCCGTGTACGCGACATGTTCGAGCAGGCCAAGAAGCAAAGCCCGTGCATCATCTTTATTGACGAGATTGATGCGGTCGGTCGCCACCGTGGCGCCGGCATGGGCGGCGGGCACGACGAGCGTGAGCAAACGCTGAACCAGTTACTGGTGGAAATGGACGGGTTTGAAGGCAACGAAGGCGTTATCGTGATTGCCGCCACCAACCGCCCGGATGTTCTAGACCCTGCATTGCTGCGCCCTGGCCGTTTTGACCGTCAGGTGATGGTGAGCCTGCCAGACATTCTGGGTCGCGAACAGATCTTGAAGGTACACATGAAGAAAGTGCCGCTGGATGACGACATTAATCCTGCCGTTATTGCCCGTGGTACGCCTGGCTTCTCCGGTGCCGACCTGGCTAACCTGGTGAACGAGGCAGCGCTCTTCGCAGCCCGTCGCAACAAGCGTTTGGTGTCTATGGAAGAGCTGGAACTGGCGAAAGACAAAATCATGATGGGCGCGGAACGCAAGTCCATGGTGATGAACGAAAAAGAGAAACTGAACACCGCGTATCATGAATCTGGCCACGCCATTGTCGGGCGCCTGATGCCAGAGCACGATCCCGTGTACAAAGTGAGTATTATCCCTCGCGGCCGTGCTTTGGGTGTGACTATGTTCTTGCCGGAAGAAGACAGGTATAGCCATTCCAAGCGTTTCCTTCATGGCCAGATCAGCAGTTTGTTTGGTGGCCGCATCGCTGAAGAGCTCACATTGGGTGCAGACGGTGTCACCACCGGTGCCTCTAATGACATTGAGCGGGCGACCAGTCTGGCTCGCAACATGGTGACCCGCTGGGGTCTGTCGGAAAAGTTGGGCCCGCTGCAGTACGGTAGTGAGAATGATGAACCGTTCCTGGGTCGTACCGCTGGGCAACAACAAACAGTGTACTCGCCGGAAACCGCGCAGCGTATCGATGAAGAAGTGCGTAATATCATTGATACCTGTTACGAGACCGCCCGCAACGTATTGGTCGAGAATCGCGGTAAGCTGGACTTGATGGCCGAAGCTCTTATGAAGTACGAGACTATTGATCGGCTCCAGATCGACGATATCATGGAAGGCCGTGTTGCCCGTACGCCAAAAGGCTGGGACGATCGGGGTGGTTCTTCGGGTGGCGAGGCTACTTCAATAGACAAAGAAGGTCCTTCGACTGAAGGCAACGTTAATGGCAAAGCCGGCGACGATTCTCCAGGTGGCGTTGGCCGCCCGGCCGGAGAGCACTGA
- the nusA gene encoding transcription termination factor NusA, which yields MSKEILLVVESVSNEKGVEKDVIFEAIELALATAAKKRFEDEDADIRVSIDRRTGEYDTFRRWLVVDNDAVPALGTELTFQEAEDISPDLQPGDMHEEQIDSVAFGRIGAQAAKQIIFQKVREAERAKIVDSYRGRVGELVSGTVKKVTRDNVIVDLGNNAEALLPREHLIARETFRMGDRVRSLLLEIRTDHRGPQLILSRSDSKMLIELFRIEVPEIAEELIEIRGAARDPGSRAKIAVKTNDRRIDPVGACVGMRGSRVQAVSNELNGERVDIVLWDDNPAQLVINAMAPAEVASIVMDEDRHTMDVAVAADNLAQAIGRNGQNVRLATELTGWTLNVMTEEEAGERQEQEQGRLLEHFTKHLDIDEEFAGVLIDEGFSSIEEVAYIPMEEMLAIEGFDEETVTELRKRAKDALLNQALANEEALDGAEPAEDLLAMEGIDRGLAFKLAGMGIRTMEDLAEQSVDDLLEIEGMNEERAGQLIMTARAPWFEDQA from the coding sequence ATGAGTAAAGAGATCTTGCTGGTGGTCGAATCCGTCTCGAACGAAAAAGGTGTCGAGAAAGACGTGATTTTTGAAGCCATCGAATTGGCGCTGGCCACCGCCGCCAAAAAACGCTTCGAAGACGAAGATGCCGATATCCGGGTTTCGATTGATCGCCGTACTGGTGAATACGATACCTTTCGCCGCTGGTTGGTGGTCGATAACGACGCCGTTCCGGCGCTAGGCACCGAGCTGACCTTTCAGGAAGCTGAAGACATCAGCCCTGACCTGCAGCCTGGCGACATGCACGAAGAACAGATCGACTCGGTCGCTTTCGGCCGCATTGGCGCTCAGGCGGCCAAACAGATCATCTTCCAAAAAGTGCGTGAAGCCGAGCGTGCCAAGATTGTAGACAGCTATCGCGGTCGCGTTGGTGAGTTGGTTTCCGGCACCGTGAAGAAAGTGACCCGCGACAACGTGATTGTTGACCTGGGAAATAACGCTGAAGCGTTGCTGCCCCGCGAACACCTGATTGCACGGGAAACTTTCCGCATGGGCGACCGGGTTCGCTCTTTGCTGCTGGAAATCCGCACCGACCACCGCGGCCCGCAGCTGATTCTGAGCCGCTCTGACTCGAAGATGTTGATTGAGCTGTTCCGTATTGAAGTGCCCGAAATTGCTGAAGAGCTGATCGAGATCCGTGGCGCTGCCCGTGATCCCGGCTCGCGCGCAAAAATTGCGGTAAAAACCAACGATCGCCGTATTGATCCGGTAGGCGCTTGTGTAGGGATGCGTGGTTCTCGGGTTCAGGCCGTATCTAACGAGTTGAATGGCGAGCGTGTTGACATAGTGCTGTGGGACGACAACCCCGCGCAACTGGTTATTAACGCTATGGCGCCGGCCGAAGTGGCCTCTATTGTGATGGACGAAGACCGTCACACGATGGATGTAGCGGTTGCAGCGGACAATCTGGCTCAGGCCATTGGCCGTAACGGTCAGAACGTGCGCTTGGCCACCGAACTAACCGGCTGGACTCTGAACGTAATGACCGAAGAGGAAGCTGGCGAGCGCCAGGAACAAGAGCAGGGCCGCCTGTTGGAGCACTTTACCAAGCATCTGGATATCGATGAAGAATTCGCCGGCGTGCTGATTGATGAAGGTTTTAGCTCAATTGAAGAAGTGGCTTACATTCCGATGGAGGAAATGCTGGCGATTGAGGGATTCGACGAAGAAACCGTCACCGAACTGCGCAAGCGTGCCAAAGACGCATTATTGAATCAGGCTCTGGCCAACGAAGAAGCGTTGGATGGTGCTGAGCCGGCTGAAGATTTGCTGGCAATGGAAGGCATAGACCGCGGCTTGGCGTTCAAGCTCGCAGGCATGGGCATACGCACCATGGAAGATCTGGCGGAGCAGTCGGTTGATGACTTGCTTGAAATTGAAGGCATGAATGAAGAGCGTGCAGGTCAGTTAATTATGACAGCACGTGCCCCCTGGTTTGAAGACCAGGCCTAA
- the yhbY gene encoding ribosome assembly RNA-binding protein YhbY produces the protein MSLSPEQRREYRAIAHNLKPVIIVGDKGLTENLQEELERALNDHELIKIKIASQDRETRQQAVTELCADAKAEVVQTIGKIAVILRRAKTPNPKLSNLLRLKH, from the coding sequence ATGAGCCTTTCACCAGAACAGCGCCGGGAATACCGGGCGATCGCCCACAATTTGAAACCGGTCATTATTGTAGGTGATAAGGGCCTGACCGAAAACCTTCAGGAAGAACTGGAGCGGGCATTGAACGACCACGAGCTGATCAAGATAAAAATCGCTAGCCAGGATCGCGAAACACGCCAACAGGCGGTGACCGAACTGTGTGCCGACGCCAAGGCTGAAGTCGTTCAGACCATTGGTAAAATTGCTGTGATTTTGCGCCGCGCCAAGACACCAAACCCCAAGCTGTCCAATTTGTTGCGCCTTAAGCACTGA
- the folP gene encoding dihydropteroate synthase, translating to MKMNFAGRTLDMAQCHVMGVLNVTPDSFSDGGRFDRPQQALAHARQMVKDGARFIDVGGESTRPGAKPVSLQQELDRVCPVVEAIAGELDVVISVDTSSPQVMTQTAALGAGLINDVRALTREGALQAAANTGLPVCLMHSQGEPDTMQNNPQYQDVCAQVILFLTQRILAAQGAGIDSSRIMLDLGFGFGKSLEHNLQLLARAEQFTVLGYPLLLGLSRKSMLGAITGRNVEERLPASLATATICAMKGASVVRVHDVRETIDVVKMAAAIKGAV from the coding sequence ATGAAGATGAATTTTGCCGGGCGCACGCTGGACATGGCTCAGTGTCACGTAATGGGCGTGCTGAATGTAACGCCTGATTCGTTTTCCGACGGTGGTCGGTTTGATCGCCCGCAGCAGGCTCTGGCCCATGCCCGCCAAATGGTTAAAGACGGCGCCCGTTTTATTGATGTGGGCGGCGAGTCTACCCGTCCTGGTGCCAAGCCTGTCAGTCTGCAACAAGAGCTGGACCGGGTGTGCCCGGTGGTAGAGGCCATTGCCGGCGAACTGGACGTGGTGATTTCCGTAGACACCAGTTCGCCGCAGGTGATGACTCAAACTGCGGCCTTGGGTGCCGGGCTGATTAATGACGTGCGAGCGCTAACCCGCGAAGGCGCCTTACAGGCTGCCGCAAACACCGGTTTGCCGGTGTGCCTGATGCACAGCCAGGGCGAGCCGGATACCATGCAGAATAACCCGCAGTATCAGGATGTGTGCGCACAGGTCATTTTGTTTCTGACACAGCGAATACTCGCGGCACAGGGCGCCGGCATTGATTCTTCAAGAATCATGCTGGATTTGGGTTTCGGTTTTGGCAAAAGCCTGGAGCATAATTTGCAGCTGCTTGCGCGGGCAGAGCAATTTACTGTTTTGGGGTATCCTCTTTTGTTGGGGCTGTCGCGCAAATCTATGTTGGGCGCTATTACTGGTCGCAATGTGGAAGAAAGGTTGCCGGCAAGCCTTGCTACCGCGACAATATGTGCCATGAAAGGCGCGAGTGTTGTGCGTGTGCATGACGTTCGGGAAACGATAGATGTCGTTAAAATGGCGGCGGCGATCAAAGGAGCGGTGTGA
- the rimP gene encoding ribosome maturation factor RimP, with the protein MSAKIKQLEDILRPVVEGLGYEYWGIEFRARGHESLLRLFIDDVEKGIGIEDCEKVSRQVSSVMDVEDPIQSEYTLEVSSPGMDRPLFELAQYQAFVGHKVQIRLRMAFEGRRKFQGLLNGIEGDDVIVVVDDHEYLLPFDSIDKANIVPVFE; encoded by the coding sequence TTGTCAGCCAAGATTAAACAGTTGGAAGACATTCTGCGGCCGGTGGTTGAAGGCCTCGGCTATGAATACTGGGGTATTGAATTCCGCGCGCGCGGCCACGAATCATTGTTGCGGCTTTTTATTGATGATGTCGAAAAAGGCATCGGCATTGAAGATTGCGAAAAAGTCAGTCGCCAGGTCAGCAGTGTCATGGATGTGGAAGACCCCATACAGAGCGAATACACGCTGGAAGTATCATCGCCTGGAATGGATCGTCCGCTGTTCGAATTGGCTCAGTATCAGGCGTTCGTCGGGCACAAAGTGCAAATCCGTTTGCGTATGGCGTTTGAAGGTCGGCGCAAGTTTCAGGGTTTGCTGAACGGTATTGAAGGCGACGATGTGATTGTGGTGGTTGATGACCACGAATATCTGTTGCCATTCGACAGTATCGACAAGGCGAACATCGTTCCGGTATTCGAGTGA
- the secG gene encoding preprotein translocase subunit SecG, with protein sequence MDLMETLIVVLHVVIAVALVGLVLIQQGKGADAGAAFGGGASQTVFGSQGSGSFLTRFTTFLAIAFFVTSFTLAIFAKQRAEVAGQAGIPMVQESQPSAVDPASETGGGQSDLPGLE encoded by the coding sequence ATGGATTTGATGGAAACTTTGATCGTTGTCCTGCACGTGGTTATTGCCGTGGCTCTGGTGGGTCTGGTGCTGATCCAGCAGGGCAAGGGCGCTGACGCCGGTGCAGCCTTTGGTGGCGGAGCGTCGCAGACCGTGTTTGGCAGCCAGGGCAGTGGTAGCTTTTTGACCCGCTTCACGACCTTTTTGGCCATCGCGTTTTTTGTAACAAGTTTTACGTTGGCGATTTTCGCCAAGCAGCGCGCTGAAGTAGCGGGTCAAGCTGGTATTCCGATGGTTCAGGAATCCCAGCCTTCCGCTGTAGATCCTGCCAGCGAAACCGGCGGCGGGCAGAGCGATCTGCCTGGCCTGGAGTAA